The proteins below come from a single Drosophila teissieri strain GT53w chromosome 3L, Prin_Dtei_1.1, whole genome shotgun sequence genomic window:
- the LOC122615876 gene encoding YTH domain-containing protein 1, whose product MPRAASKQTLPMREMADLDAVHLGLDENEADIAEELQDFEFNTRSEASESNGGDSSDSEPSISSVSTATSSLVGSGKRKTKKPAKESPTPAVETKSSKSSGKNKAKREPTPEELNGGKKKKRTASESKKTSSSEPSDKVKAKSPDPEDRQPPVKKSRTKKPPSANDSAGHKSDLSEAEDEKPSLPTLESDSESSDSDSGTQHKRNGGNGGGNGRGKASSKSSTPEKDSVGGGTHSHSQKGYDYMTKLNYLFRDTRFFLIKSNNSDNVQLSKNKSVWATLPQNDANLNQAFKEARNVLLIFSVNESGKFAGFARMAAPSRRDIPQVAWVLPPSISPKALGGVIELDWICRKELSFNATLHLHNTWNEGKPVKIGRDGQEIEPKIGGELCRLFPEDEQIELTPILKKSKETARVMREKGIHVIYKPPRSLSSRGHGGGGRGGGRGANHDHLGPMRHKRSYHGPPHHRPYRQHHGMGLPPGGGFKRSGSPYRQMGGAAGAPPGGPGDMAIPSWERYMSSAAAAEAYVADYMRNMHGQLPPLPFVPPFAQLPMPGAGAGAAGALPPGAAAAMYEQLPPPVRYYDGPGAPPLPDYPPPQRPPPPGFDKAPSYEEFAAWKNAGLPTVPPPGFPVYGGAANGGSNGAGGVAAAQAAAAGGGMGGGGGGGSGGGMGGPGGYRNRDGNNGSAGGRRREYGNRSGGGGSSRDSRPFRERGGGGGQRSYRDNRR is encoded by the exons ATGCCAAGAGCAGCCA GTAAACAAACGCTGCCGATGCGCGAGATGGCGGACTTGGATGCAGTGCACCTGGGCCTGGACGAGAACGAGGCGGACATTGCCGAGGAGCTGCAAGACTTTGAGTTCAACACAAGGAGTGAGGCTTCCGAATCGAATGGCGGGGACTCCTCCGACTCGGAGCCCAGTATCAGCTCGGTGAGCACTGCCACATCCTCCCTGGTGGGCAGTGGTAAGCGGAAGACCAAGAAGCCGGCCAAGGAAAGCCCTACACCCGCTGTCGAGACCAAATCCTCAAAGTCTTCCGGCAAGAACAAAGCTAAACGGGAACCCACTCCCGAGGAGCTAAATGGTGGCAAGAAAAAGAAACGTACGGCCAGCGAGTCGAAGAAAACGTCCTCTTCTGAGCCTTCCGATAAGGTCAAGGCCAAATCCCCGGATCCCGAGGACCGACAACCGCCCGTCAAGAAGTCGCGCACCAAGAAACCTCCCAGTGCTAACGACTCTGCTGGCCACAAAAGCGATCTCAGCGAGGCTGAGGACGAGAAACCAAGTCTTCCAACTTTGGAGTCCGACAGCGAGTCCTCTGACTCGGATTCAGGCACGCAGCACAAGAGAAACGGAGGAAATGGAGGCGGCAACGGCCGGGGTAAAGCTAGCTCCAAAAGCTCCACACCGGAAAAGGATTCTGTCGGCGGCGGTacgcattcacattcacagAAAGGCTACGACTATATGACTAAGCTGAACTACCTATTCCGAGACACACGGTTCTTCCTCATCAAGTCCAACAATAGCGACAACGTCCAGCTGTCTAAGAACAAGAGTGTGTGGGCCACGCTGCCGCAGAACGACGCCAATCTTAACCAGGCATTCAAGGAGGCCAGAAACGTCCTGCTCATCTTCTCGGTCAACGAGAGTG GTAAATTTGCAGGCTTTGCTCGGATGGCGGCCCCCTCACGGCGGGACATTCCTCAGGTGGCCTGGGTATTGCCGCCTAGTATTTCGCCCAAGGCACTCGGCGGCGTCATCGAGCTTGACTGGATCTGCCGCAAGGAATTGTCTTTCAACGCCACCCTACACCTGCACAACACCTGGAACGAGGGCAAGCCGGTGAAGATCGGTCGCGACGGCCAGGAGATTGAGCCCAAAATTGGCGGCGAGCTGTGTCGCCTCTTCCCCGAGGATGAGCAAATCGAACTCACCCCCATACTCAAGAAATCCAAGGAGACAGCCCGAGTTATGCGAGAAAAAGGCATCCACGTGATCTACAAGCCGCCCAGGAGTCTATCCTCGCGAGGCCATGGAGGGGGCGGTCGTGGCGGAGGCAGAGGAGCGAATCACGACCACCTCGGCCCGATGCGGCATAAGAGGAGCTACCACGGACCACCACACCATCGCCCGTACCGTCAGCATCATGGCATGGGCCTTCCGCCGGGCGGTGGCTTTAAGAGAAGCGGTTCTCCCTATCGCCAGATGGGAGgtgcagcaggagcaccaCCCGGCGGACCGGGCGACATGGCCATACCATCATGGGAACGCTACATGTCctcggctgcagctgctgaagCATACGTGGCGGACTACATGCGCAACATGCACGGCCAACTGCCGCCGTTGCCCTTCGTTCCTCCGTTTGCCCAGCTGCCGATGCCAGGTGCTGGGGCGGGAGCAGCTGGAGCCCTGCCACCGGGAGCAGCGGCTGCCATGTACGAGCAGCTGCCGCCACCGGTGCGGTACTACGATGGACCGGGTGCACCGCCTCTGCCGGATTATCCGCCTCCCCAgcgaccaccaccaccgggCTTCGACAAGGCGCCGAGCTACGAGGAGTTTGCTGCCTGGAAGAACGCTGGCCTGCCCACAGTGCCACCACCTGGCTTCCCTGTCTACGGCGGAGCAGCCAATGGCGGTAGCAATGGAGCTGGCGGTGTAGCTGCTGCCCAGGCAGCGGCTGCAGGCGGAGGcatgggcggcggtggaggtggaggatccGGTGGCGGTATGGGTGGTCCCGGCGGCTATCGGAATCGGGACGGCAACAACGGCTCCGCGGGCGGTCGTCGACGGGAGTACGGAAATCgcagcggtggcggcggaTCTTCGCGGGATTCGCGACCGTTTCGTGAgcgtggcggtggtggcggccaGCGAAGCTATCGGGACAACAGGCGCTAG
- the LOC122616897 gene encoding drosomycin — MMQIKYLFALFAVLMLVVLGANEADADCLSGRYKGPCAVWDNDTCRRVCKEEGRSSGHCSPSLKCWCEGC, encoded by the coding sequence ATGATGCAAATCAAGTACTTGTTCGCCCTCTTCGCTGTCCTGATGCTGGTGGTCCTGGGAGCAAACGAGGCCGATGCCGACTGTCTGTCCGGAAGATACAAGGGTCCCTGTGCCGTCTGGGACAACGACACCTGCCGTCGTGTCTGCAAGGAGGAGGGACGCTCCAGTGGCCACTGCAGCCCCAGTCTCAAGTGCTGGTGCGAAGGATGCTAA
- the LOC122617423 gene encoding brain protein I3: protein MADTHKDAAPPSYEEVMNSPSQDSRTNVGVHQGAPSAPPPNMHMPTYGAFETTPVSVVIQPAPVAMPTEIIVVGGCPSCRIGYLEDTYSACGLCCAIFFFPLGILCCLAMREKRCYNCGTVF, encoded by the exons ATGGCAGATACCCACAAAGATGCTGCGCCGCCGAGCTACGAAGAAGTCATGAACAGTCCCTCGCAGG ATTCCCGGACGAACGTGGGCGTGCATCAGGGAGCACCCAGTGCACCGCCACCCAACATGCACATGCCAACCTACGGAGCTTTCGAGACGACGCCGGTGAGCGTGGTGATTCAGCCGGCTCCGGTTGCTATGCCCACGGAGATCATCGTTGTTGGCGGATGCCCTTCTTGTAGGATTGGATATCTGGAGGACACCTATTCCGCCTGCGGACTGTGCTGCGCCATCTTCTTCTTCCCGCTGGGAATCCTCTGTTGCTTGGCCATGCGCGAGAAACGCTGTTACAACTGCGGAACTGTTTTCTAG
- the LOC122617360 gene encoding iduronate 2-sulfatase isoform X2, whose translation MITARLLFSLMMPVLLDAAAPPRRPNVVMVIFDDLRPVIGAYGDPLASTPYLDDFARGSHIFTRAYSQQSLCAPSRNSLLTGRRPDTLRLYDFYSYWRTFTGNFTTLPQYFKEHGYYTYSCGKVFHPGLSSNNTDDYPLSWSAPAFRPRTEQFMNSPVCPDKEGILRKNLICPVELQTQPYKTLPDIESVAEALRFVESRSTRKQEPFFLAMGFHKPHINFRFPRQFLSRFHLSQFYNYTEDSLKPPDMPAVAWNPYTDVRARDDFKHSNISFPYGPISPLQAAQIRQSYYASVSYVDDLFGKLIGGLDLDETVVVVLGDHGWSLGEHAEWAKYSNFEVALRVPLIIRTPQFPLAQARFHHGITELLDVFPTLVDLAGLPKLPNCQSSEELTCGEGKSLYHQLMGLGRVSPSG comes from the exons ATGATCACTGCTCGTCTCCTGTTCTCGCTGATGATGCCAGTGCTGCTGGACGCAGCTGCTCCGCCACGACGACCGAACGTGGTGATGGTGATCTTCGATGATCTGCGTCCAGTTATTGGCGCCTATGGCGATCCGCTGGCCAGCACACCGTATCTGGATGACTTTGCCAGGGGAAGTCACATCTTTACAAGAGCTTACAGTCAG CAATCTCTGTGCGCACCCAGCCGGAATTCACTGCTCACAGGTCGAAGACCGGATACTCTGCGTCTGTACGATTTCTACAGTTACTGGCGCACTTTCACCGGAAATTTCACCACTTTGCCGCAGTACTTCAAGGAGCACGGATATTACACCTATAGCTGCGGAAAGGTCTTCCATCCTGGCCTCTCCTCCAACAACACGGATGACTATCCCCTAAGTTGGTCGGCTCCAGCATTTCGTCCCCGTACCGAGCAGTTTATGAACTCGCCCGTATGTCCCGATAAGGAGGGTATTCTCCGCAAGAATCTCATCTGTCCAGTGGAGCTGCAAACCCAGCCGTACAAAACACTGCCGGACATCGAGTCCGTGGCGGAGGCACTGCGCTTTGTGGAGTCACGGAGCACGCGGAAGCAGGAACCCTTCTTTCTGGCCATGGGTTTCCACAAGCCTCACATTAATTTCCGGTTTCCACGGCAATTTCTATCAAGATTCCACCTCTCCCAGTTTTACAACTACACGGAGGACAGCCTGAAGCCGCCGGATATGCCGGCAGTGGCCTGGAATCCCTACACGGATGTGCGGGCCAGGGATGACTTCAAGCACTCCAATATATCGTTTCCCTACGGGCCGATATCGCCACTTCAGGCTGCTCAGATACGACAGAGCTACTACGCCTCGGTGTCCTATGTGGACGATTTGTTTGGCAAGCTGATTGGAGGATTGGATCTGGATGAgacggtggtggtggtgctgggcgATCATGGCTGGTCCCTGGGCGAGCACGCCGAGTGGGCCAAGTACAGCAACTTCGAGGTGGCTCTCAGGGTTCCGCTGATCATAAGAACTCCGCAGTTCCCTCTCGCCCAAGCAAGGTTTCATCACGGGATCACAGAACTCCTGGATGTTTTTCCCACCTTGGTGGATCTGGCGGGATTACCCAAATTGCCCAACTGCCAGAGCTCCGAGGA
- the LOC122617028 gene encoding spermatogenesis-associated protein 5-like protein 1 — MHDNQLDFPAFPLSLLDDSDLQPQRCYIPLEQDSTETGWYRCHLSDGSYAVCWVTPRAGSETCCFLDGIVTSLTPFCPTNQRLVLVEPLKLVSSLQRISCVLTVTQELLQRPLVSLEDLEDDVRVFLRHLKLTKGCSVQHRRLEQLGIASVLISDAPGVADDECFEITRDVILLLVDIRLGTPFSLDLTSKYLPHNFEQPMEHLEQLLETSKSSFSHRFPTTALVVGPVGCGKSRLLSEFLRRHSCNCFCITASQVLRSYPGETEEELRRIFQAAETFKEQLRPLLPIVILIEDLELLCPLTGAADTKNYSNSLRISAQLYKLIDALPQGIICLATSGFPDTLHEHARRRFVREVSIEMPTEEQRRQLVEHLCLDNELKISETSLDHIARNTQGYVIADLTLLLRRVQQQLLNKDDLNLEQIFHQTLLQTQPSASRSTDVRVAKMTAGFEVIGGMEALKRTLQVSVLAGLRQSAAFARFGLSLPKGVLLYGPPGCAKTTVAKCLAKEADMTFIATSAAEVYSPYVGCAERFISRIFDTARKNAPCVIFLDEIDSLVGRRTVSSGGGGGQVQLRILSTLLTEMDGIVGGGSQQHILVVAATNRPDMIDDALLRPGRFDKLIHVPAPDEESRLALLKLHSQRMPFHKNVVLEEIAARTDRYSGADMCNLCNEAAIEAFQRDFEATEIELQDFEKVLAKQKSSLTQSQIDGYYKFAHRFL, encoded by the exons ATGCACGACAACCAGTTGGATTTCCcggcttttccgctttccctgCTGGACGACAGCGATCTACAGCCGCAACGATGTTATATTCCCCTGGAGCAGGATTCTACTGAAACAGGATGGTATCGTTGCCACCTTAGCGACGGCAGCTACGCAGTTTGTTGGGTAACTCCGCGTGCCGGCAGTGAAACTTGTTGCTTCCTGGATGGAATCGTAACCTCCTTGACGCCGTTCTGCCCCACCAATCAGCGGTTGGTGCTTGTGGAGCCACTAAAGTTAGTTTCCAGCCTGCAGCGAATTTCATGCGTGCTCACAGTCACccaggagctgctgcagcgacCTCTGGTTTCCCTGGAGGATCTGGAGGACGATGTGCGAGTGTTTCTGCGCCACCTGAAGCTTACCAAAGGTTGCTCCGTGCAGCACAGACGCCTTGAACAGTTGGGCATTGCCAGTGTGCTGATTTCCGATGCTCCAGGAGTTGCCGATGACGAATGCTTTGAAATAACGAGAGATGTTATACTACTCCTGGTGGACATACGACTGGGAACGCCCTTTTCATTGGACTTGACCTCAAAGTATCTGCCCCACAACTTCGAGCAACCCATGGAGCATTTGGAGCAACTCCTGGAAACCTCTAAAAGCAGCTTTTCACACAGATTCCCTACTACAGCACTAGTTGTGGGTCCGGTGGGCTGTGGAAAAAGTCGTCTCCTCAGTGAGTTCCTGCGTCGTCACAGCTGCAACTGCTTTTGCATTACGGCTAGCCAGGTGCTGCGCTCATATCCCGGCGAAACCGAAGAGGAGTTGAGGAGGATCTTTCAGGCTGCTGAAACTTTCAAGGAGCAACTGCGTCCATTAT TGCCAATTGTGATACTTATTGAGGATCTGGAGCTGCTCTGTCCCCTAACGGGTGCCGCCGATACAAAAAACTATAGCAATTCTCTGCGGATTTCAGCTCAGCTCTACAAACTGATAGACGCACTTCCGCAAGGCATTATATGTCTGGCAACTTCTGGATTCCCGGACACCTTGCATGAACACGCGCGCAGACGGTTTGTGCGAGAGGTGTCCATCGAGATGCCCACCGAAGAGCAGCGCAGACAACTTGTAGAACATCTCTGCCTAGACAACGAGCTAAAAATCTCAGAGACTTCACTCGATCACATAGCGAGAAACACTCAGGGATATGTGATAGCGGATCTAACACTTCTTTTGCGCCGTGTTCAACAGCAACTTCTAAACAAAGATGACTTAAATTTAGAGCAAATATTTCACCAGACGCTGCTACAAACTCAACCGAGTGCCTCTCGATCGACAGATGTGCGGGTCGCCAAGATGACGGCTGGCTTTGAGGTTATTGGAGGAATGGAAGCGCTGAAACGCACCTTACAAGTCTCGGTTTTAGCGGGTCTAAGACAAAGCGCCGCTTTTGCCCGGTTCGGACTAAGTTTGCCAAAAGGAGTGCTGCTCTATGGACCTCCAGGATGTGCCAAGACCACCGTGGCCAAGTGTCTGGCCAAGGAGGCTGACATGACCTTCATTGCCACGTCGGCGGCGGAGGTGTACTCTCCCTACGTCGGTTGCGCGGAAAGATTTATTTCGCGGATTTTTGACACAGCGCGAAAGAATGCACCCTGTGTAATATTTTTGGATGAGATAG ATTCCCTTGTTGGCAGGAGGACGGTGTCAagtggcggaggaggtggccaGGTACAGCTGAGAATTCTTTCCACGCTGTTGACCGAAATGGATGGTATTGTGGGCGGTGGTAGTCAGCAGCATATACTTGTGGTTGCAGCCACCAATCGTCCGGATATGATCGATGATGCCCTGCTGCGACCAGGTCGCTTTGATAAGCTCATCCATGTACCAGCCCCAGATGAGGAATCGCGCCTGGCTCTGCTCAAACTCCACTCCCAACGAATGCCTTTTCATAAGAATGTGGTTCTCGAGGAGATCGCTGCGCGTACCGACCGGTATTCTGGAGCGGATATGTGTAATCTCTGCAATGAGGCGGCCATCGAGGCTTTTCAGCGTGATTTTGAGGCCACTGAAATCGAGCTACAGGACTTTGAAAAAGTATTGGCCAAGCAGAAATCCTCACTCACTCAAAGCCAAATAGATGGCTACTATAAGTTTGCTCATAGGTTTTTATAG